From the Kitasatospora atroaurantiaca genome, the window CAGGCCGAGTTCGGTGACGCGGGCCAGCTGCGGGGTGACCCGGTAGGGGAGCGCGGCGGAGTGGTCGGGGAGGGGGAACACCGAGCCCTGGTGGTGGAGTTGGCGCCGGATGCCGTCCGGAGTGGCCGAGGTGATCAGCAGGGTCTCGCCGCCCGCCAGCGCGGAGTGCACCCCGGGCCCCTCGCTGAGCCGCTCCAGGGGCCCGCCGTCGGGGTCGAGCAGATAGACGTGCTGGTCGGCCGGGTCGCCCTCGCCGGCCTCGATCAGAAGCCGGCCGTGCAGCCTGCCGACCACCCTCCGTACCTGAATGCGCTCGTCGGTGAGGGTTTTGCCGTCGAGCGCGAGGCCGCGCGCGGTTCCGTCCGGGGTGTCGGTGGCGGTGAGCAGCCGTCCGTCCGCCAGTCGGGCCGGGGTGCCGGGCAGGTCGTCCACCCAGAACTCGTCGGTGGTGCGGGAGAGTTCATGGGTGGAGCCGTCGGCCGGGTCGGCGCTGAGCAGCAGGACCGTCTGCTGCAGCCGGTCGGCGACGGTGAGCAGGATCTCGCCCTCGCTCTCCCAGCCGGCGGCGCAGACGTACGGGAAGGCGAGGCTGTCCCAGCGCAGTCGGACCTGGCGGCCGTTCAGTCCGAGCACCCAGAGCTGGAGATCGGCGTTGGGCCCGCCGGCCTGCGGGTACGCGAAGCTCTCGGGCTCGCGCTCCGGGTGGGCGGGGTCGGCGAAGTACTGCCGGGGGAGGGCCGATTCGTCGATCCGGGTGGCCAGCAGGGCCTCGCCGTCCGGTGACCACCAGTGGCCCCGGGTGCGGCCGAGCTCCTCCGCGGCGGCGAACTCGGCGACGCCCCAGACGGCGCCGTCGCGCGGGGAGAGCGGGCCCACCCGGCCCGTGAGGTACAGGGCGCTGCCACTGACGTAGGCGACACGCCGCCCGGCAGGATCGGGGCGTGGGTCGAACGCCGGCCCGTCGGTGGGGAGTTCGGCGGTGACGCCGCTCGCCGTGTCGGTATGGAAGATCCGTCCGTCGAGGGCGAGCACGGCGGTGGCGCAGTCGGCGGTGGCGGCATACGTGCCGATGCCCGGCGCCCACAGCCGCAGCCGCTCGCGCAGCCGCCGTTCCAGGGCGGGCAGTGCGGCCGGGGCTCCGGTGCGCCGGGGGATGAGTGCGGCCGGGTCGGCCACCAGGCGCTCCTGGCGGGTGGTCAGGTCGAACAGCCAGAGCCGCTCGACCGGGTCCTCCGGGCCGGTGGAACGGAGGAACAGCAGCCGGGAGCCGTCGGCGGAGAGGGTGACGGCGCGTGGTGAGCCGTAGCTGAAGCGGCCGGTGCGGGCGCTCAGGGCGAGGAAGGGATCGGTGTGGGTCACGGGCCGATGGTTGCCGCGGGCGGCCGATCTCGGCTAGAAGTATGCAGTGTGAAATGTCACACACCATTGATCTTCGGGGAGCCGGTATGACCGCCGAACCGCCCGGCCCGGTCCCGGGCGCCCGGGAGCTGTTCAGCCTCGACCCGGCCGTGGCGCACCTCAACCACGGTTCGTACGGTGCCGTCCCGCTGCCGGTCCAGCGCACCCAGGCCCGCCTCCGGGCGGAGCAGGAAGGAGACCCGGACGGCTTCTTCGCCGATCTGCCGGACCGGATCGCCGCCGCCCGCTCCCGGGTGGCCGCCGCCCTCGGCGGCCGCGCCGACCGCCTCGCCCTGCTGACCAACGTCACCGAGGGCATCGCGGTGGTGCTGGAGTCCGTCCCGCTCTCCGAGGGCGACGAGATCCTGGTGACCGACCACGGCTACGGCGCGGTCACCAGGGCCGTCGAACGCCGGGCCGCCGAGACCGGCGCCCGGGTGCGCAGCGTCAGGCTGTCGCTCCACACTCCCGACCCGGCCGCCGTTCGCGAGCAGGTGCTGGCCGCCGTCCGGGAGCGGACCAGGGTCGCCGTCCTCGACCTGGTCAGCTCGCCCACCGCGCGTCAGCTCGCCGGGCAGGACCTGCTCGCCGCACTGCGCGAGCAGGGCGTGATCACCGTGGTGGACGCCGCGCACGCACCCGGCATGCTGCCGGTGGACCTGGCGGAGGCGGCCGGCGGGGCCGACTTCTGGGTGGGCAACCTGCACAAGTGGGCCTTCGCCCCGAGGGCCGCCGCGGTCCTGGCCGTCGACGGCGCCCGGCGGTCGCAGGTCCGGCCGCTGATGCTCTCCTGGGAGCACGACCGCGGCTTCCCCGGCCGGGTGGAGTGGCGCGGGACCTGCGACTACACCCCCTGGCTGGCCGCACCGAAGGGCTTCGCCCTGCTGGAGCGGCTCGGCCCCGGGCGAGTCCGGGCCCACAACACGGCGCTGGCCGCGTACGGGCAACGGGTGCTGACGGACCGGGCCGGGCTGCGGGCGCTGCCCGCGATGGAGGGGTCGGCGATGCGGGCGGTGCGGCTGCCGCCCGGCTGTGCGGAGAGCGAGCACACCGCCAAGGCGCTGATGGTGGCGGTCCGGCGGCGGCTGAACGCCCGGATCGCCGTCCGGCCGTGGGCGGGCGGGGGAGTGCTGCGGATCAGCGCGCAGCTGTACAACCGGCCGGAGGAGTACCGGGCGCTGGCGGCCGGGATCGGGGAGCTCCTCGGCCGCTGACGCCGCCGCCCGATTGCCGCTCAGAGGCTCCGCCA encodes:
- a CDS encoding S9 family peptidase, giving the protein MTHTDPFLALSARTGRFSYGSPRAVTLSADGSRLLFLRSTGPEDPVERLWLFDLTTRQERLVADPAALIPRRTGAPAALPALERRLRERLRLWAPGIGTYAATADCATAVLALDGRIFHTDTASGVTAELPTDGPAFDPRPDPAGRRVAYVSGSALYLTGRVGPLSPRDGAVWGVAEFAAAEELGRTRGHWWSPDGEALLATRIDESALPRQYFADPAHPEREPESFAYPQAGGPNADLQLWVLGLNGRQVRLRWDSLAFPYVCAAGWESEGEILLTVADRLQQTVLLLSADPADGSTHELSRTTDEFWVDDLPGTPARLADGRLLTATDTPDGTARGLALDGKTLTDERIQVRRVVGRLHGRLLIEAGEGDPADQHVYLLDPDGGPLERLSEGPGVHSALAGGETLLITSATPDGIRRQLHHQGSVFPLPDHSAALPYRVTPQLARVTELGLPTAVVYPRGHLAGHRLPVLLDVYGGPGYQAVANEPRRWQHRQWWADQGFAVVTTDNRGTPFVSPGFTRAIFRRFSQVALDDQVAALRALATTHPDLDLSRVGVRGWSYGGYFAALAILRRPDVFHAACAGAPPTDFRHYDTAYTERYLGLPQDNPEGYEADCLIPDAPSLSRPLLLIHGLADDNVHPSHTLLLSEALTRAGRAHSVLPLPGVSHMTPDGVSERVAEAELAFLRTALS
- a CDS encoding aminotransferase class V-fold PLP-dependent enzyme, coding for MTAEPPGPVPGARELFSLDPAVAHLNHGSYGAVPLPVQRTQARLRAEQEGDPDGFFADLPDRIAAARSRVAAALGGRADRLALLTNVTEGIAVVLESVPLSEGDEILVTDHGYGAVTRAVERRAAETGARVRSVRLSLHTPDPAAVREQVLAAVRERTRVAVLDLVSSPTARQLAGQDLLAALREQGVITVVDAAHAPGMLPVDLAEAAGGADFWVGNLHKWAFAPRAAAVLAVDGARRSQVRPLMLSWEHDRGFPGRVEWRGTCDYTPWLAAPKGFALLERLGPGRVRAHNTALAAYGQRVLTDRAGLRALPAMEGSAMRAVRLPPGCAESEHTAKALMVAVRRRLNARIAVRPWAGGGVLRISAQLYNRPEEYRALAAGIGELLGR